The following proteins are encoded in a genomic region of Danio rerio strain Tuebingen ecotype United States chromosome 16, GRCz12tu, whole genome shotgun sequence:
- the LOC568656 gene encoding type-4 ice-structuring protein LS-12 precursor yields MKLSLITILVVALAIRSESASLVKRDASAELDKIAKYFQDFVDNLKNVEGPELANKANAYLEESRAQFQPMVEKLQEQLKPFSNIEDQIKPIAASVQAQVAPLADIVQTHIEDVLKFVADKTKTILPPQ; encoded by the exons ATGAAACTCTCCCTCATCACCATCCTTGTTGTTGCTCTGGCCATCC GCTCTGAGTCAGCATCTCTGGTCAAGAGAGACGCTTCTGCTGAGCTGGACAAGATCGCCAAGTACTTCCAGGATTTTGTGGACAATCTGAAGAACGTTGAGGGTCCAGAGCTGGCCAACAAAGCCAA TGCTTACCTGGAGGAGAGCAGAGCCCAGTTTCAGCCCATGGTTGAGAAGCTCCAGGAGCAGCTGAAGCCCTTTTCCAACATTGAGGACCAGATTAAACCTATTGCCGCCTCCGTCCAGGCTCAGGTCGCCCCGCTGGCTGACATTGTCCAGACCCACATCGAGGACGTCCTCAAATTTGTGGCTGACAAAACTAAAACCATCCTGCCTCCCCAGTAA
- the afp4 gene encoding antifreeze protein type IV precursor, protein MKFSLIAVIVVALAIGSESASLVKRDAPAELDKIAKYFQDLVDNLKNVEGAELANKANAYLEQSRAQFQPMVEKLQEQLKPFSGNIEEQIKPLAASVQSQVAPLAGMVQTHVEDMIKFVADQAKAMLPPQ, encoded by the exons ATGAAATTCTCCCTCATCGCCGTCATTGTTGTTGCTCTGGCCATCG GCTCTGAGTCAGCATCTCTGGTCAAGAGAGACGCTCCTGCTGAGCTGGACAAGATCGCCAAGTACTTCCAGGATTTAGTGGACAATCTGAAGAACGTTGAGGGTGCTGAGCTGGCCAACAAGGCCAA TGCTTACCTGGAGCAGAGCAGAGCTCAGTTTCAGCCCATGGTTGAGAAGCTCCAGGAGCAGCTGAAGCCCTTCTCCGGCAACATTGAAGAGCAGATCAAGCCTCTGGCTGCCTCCGTCCAGTCTCAGGTTGCGCCGCTGGCCGGTATGGTCCAGACCCACGTTGAGGACATGATCAAATTTGTTGCTGACCAGGCCAAAGCCATGCTGCCACCTCAGTAA